The Nostoc sp. 'Peltigera membranacea cyanobiont' N6 genome contains the following window.
AGCGCCCGATTCAGCAACAGTCTCTTCTCCATCTGTAATTACTGGTGACTTGCCGAGGGGATGGACTTCGCGCAGCGATGGCGGTGCTAGCATCGTCTTTTCATCGCGTTCGTAGAACTTAATTTCGTATTCGATACCTAATTCTTCAAGCAGCCATAGCACACGCTGCGATCGCGAGTTGTTGAGATGATGAACAACGATCATAATAGCTACTTTTTCACAATGGGGTTGATAGGAGTTTTTACTCATCTCAACCTATCATCAGTTCCCCCACTCTTCATCTATCTAGTGGTTTGTCTTCGCTCTTTAAGACAACTAGCTAAAACGTGACCAATAATTCAGATTTTCATTGACTATAAACCCACAATTATTAGTAGGGGTTGTACTCCATTCCCTGGTGATTCCAGCTTGGACTCGCAAGAATTGGCTGGTATCGGCTTTGTTGTGCCCAACGTTATGAAAGTTTGATGGTATAGATGAATACAGGAATAATCGAGTCTTACAGTAACGGGTTTTTAGAAGTTGTACCAGAGAGCGATTATTGGCAGATTGTAGCTATACACATCAATGGCCAAGCCTACTGCCCTACTCCTCAGCTTTATCGTTCAGAAAAAGTGGCATTAGCAAAAGCTACACAGATTTATGATTGGCTAGCTGTCCATGAAGGAGAAATTAGCGATGGGGCTTGTAACTGCACTGAATTGAAACTCATTCTATGGCAGCAATCGAAAGCTTTTTAGTTGACCTTGTAATAAATTTCATCACAATATCTAGCATTGTCTCAGATAGCCTAACTACAGCTTACATTTGAAACATTGCTATTTGGCACTACTAACCTTATAACTGCGTCAGCTATCTTGCAGCTAAATTACTGCATCAGTTTTTCTGGTGTAACAATTTAACATTTATATGGAATCAAATATAACCAATTAACCTCATTTAGTAAGCAGAAGTAATGACAACTCAGTTTTGGGAAAAAAGCAGAGAAATTAATGCGACTCCAAACAACTCATTTCCTTTGATCGCTCGAAGTTGGTGGCTTTTAAGGAAGCGTCTGCTGCCATTATTATGTCTGATATCATTTGTTACGGTATTGCTGCTCAACAGCTTTGCCCCTGCCATTGCCCAACTACCCGCTCAACCTCGTCAGGAAATTCGGGGGGTGTGGTTGAGTGGTAACGACTTTAGCGTTTTCAGAAATCGCTCACAGGTGCTTGCAGCCATGAGCAAACTACGGCAGTTAAACTTTAATACTGTGTATCCCGTAGTCTGGAATGATGGTTACACACAATACCCCAGTGCCATCATGCAAAAAATGGGTATTCCCTTCTTCTTCAAGGGAACAGATGGGCAAGATGTGATTGCAGATATTATCAGCCAAGCCCGCAGAGAAGGTCTACTAGCGATACCCTGGTTTGAATTTGGTTTCATGGTTCCTCTGACTTCGGAACTTGCATCCCAGCATCCAGATTGGCTGACACAAAAGGGGGATGGAACTCAAACTTCAATTAGTGCTGCGGGTGAAGTAGCGTGGTTAAATCCCTTCCACCCCGAAGTGCAAAAGTTTATCAGGGAACTCGTTATGGAAGTTATTACTCAATACGATGCTGATGGGGTGCAATTTGACGATCATACGAGTTTACCCGTGGAGTTTGGTTATGATAAATACACGATTGGTCTATATACTCAAGAAACTGGCAATCCTCCTCCACCCAATCCCCAAGCCCAAGCATGGAAAAAATGGCGGGCAGATAAAATTACTGCATTCATGGTAGACCTCTACCAAACTGTGAAAGCCCGAAAACCGAATGCTATCTTCTCAGTTTCTCCCAATTACTATGATTTTGCTTACAAGCTGCAACTACAAGACTGGCTGAACTGGGTAAGGTTGGGTATTGTTGATGAGTTGGTCATGCAGGTATACCGTGATGATTTAGCAAGTTTTATTGCTCAAATTACCCGCCCAGAAATTTTAGAAACTCAACAAATCATTCCAACTGGTATCGGTATTATGGCAGGGTTACGAAATCGCCCAGTTTCCATAGCACGAATCCAATCCCAGGTAGAAGCAGTGCAACAACGCGGTTTAGGTATCGGCTTTTTCTACTACGAAAGCCTTTGGGATATCGCGCCAGAACCAGCAACGCAACGCCAGTCAGCATTTGCGGCTCTTTTTCCCAATTCAGCGTCGCGCGATATCTCTCAAAATACACCCCGCAAGCCAACTTTTAACACCATCAGCTTACCTTTGTATCCAAAACCTTCTCTTGGTCAACGTGTTCGCGGCTATTTTTTAGAAGTAGCGATCGCAGGTGGTCAACCAAAACGGGTCTTATTAGATACAGGGTCAGCAGGGCTGCGAGTTCCCAAAGAGTTTTTGGGTAATGCTCCGATCCAAAGTACAGGTCAAAATATCAAGGAGGTATTAAGTGATGGTACTATCCTAGAAGGAGAATTAGTTTATACTAATCTCCGATTTGGTTTGCTTCCCGCCGCAGAACCTGTTCCCGTACAGATTGTTACTAGTCGCCAATGTACTGCTCAAAAACCAAAATGTTCCGCAAATAACGGTGTGCCATTTTCTGGTATTATTGGTGTTAACTATTTTGAAAAATCACTTCCCTATAACCCGTTGAGAAAATTACCAGGCAATCTGAGTAACGGATTTATAGTGGTTGGAAATGGTGGTAGTAATAACAATGGCAGCCTAATTCTCGGTTTAACTGCTGAAAATCAAGCAGGTTTCAAAATGGCTTCTTGGAGTCAACAACCTGAAATTAATGGTGTACCCGGTAATAGATGGGACTCTCGACTGAGCAAAGTTTGTTTAACTATTGCTGGGAGTTCTGCTAAAAATAATTGTAATGCCACAGCGATCGCTGATACCGGCACTATTAATGGTTTGACTGAATTCAAGTCAGCTTCTACAGCAGGAAAACTCAAACCAGGAGTATTAGGTTCAGCAAATGCTGTGAAAGTAGGAATTAATGGCATTTTTGATTACAGTTTGAAACCAGGAACCCGTGATGGATTTAATCGCTGGAATCTGAATATCTCGCCACAGTCAGAACTGCCTATATTTGTCAATACTGGAATTGCATTTTTTGATAAATACGATATCCTTTTTGACCAAATTAATGGGAAGCAGGGTTTTCGCAGTCGGCGGTAAAACTTAACACCTCATCATAAGTTAAATTTATCAACATCCAGAAGTGGCAGTTAACATTTATACATTACACTGTCGTTGTGGAATAGGATAAAGTCGAGCTTATAATTATGTCAGGTTAAACAATTGTCATTGCGAGTGCAACCTTCGCAATGACATATAGTAATTTGATACCAATTTAATGTGAAGTTGCAAATATCTCGATCCCCCTAAATCCCCCGATAAATTGGGGGACTTTGATAGATGTTTTTCCGGTTCCACCCTTAATAAGGGGAGCCAGCGCGGTCTTGGGGGTTTCCCCCATGAGCGACTGGCGTGGGCTAGGGGGGATCGAATTCTATGTAGCTTCATAAATAATTGGTAAGCTAAACCACATCTAGTTTGCATATCTAAAATTTTTATAACTCTTGTGGGGTGGGCATCTTGCCCGCCCTAATTATGCAATTTAAATGTGGAACAGCTTATGACGAGCATGATATTAGACCAATTCACGAAAATTCCGATCCATATAAATTAAAGAGCAAATTCAACTTTTCTTGAAGAAGATAACGCGATAGATAGTCCGTTAAACATCAGGCTGAAAGCTTCATATATACGGTCTATCATTTTAAAGAGGTGAATCTCTTGTTGATAATTGAGTTGTATCGTATTCAAATATAGTTGTATTTCGTTCTCAAAAATATCATGATTTTTCTCAGCACTAAGATGGTATTTGGAGAAATATTTAAGATTTGGTTTCCAGTTATTTTTTTCTAAAAAATCTGCAATACATTCAAAGAAAATATGACCAGCAGATTCTAAGGTCAGGATTAGAATAATTCTTTCGTAATCAGAAGTAGTGCGAAATACCTCTGACATCAGAAAAAACGTGGCATCACGCACAGCAGTATAAGGTTTGCTGTATAGAACTTGTAAGTTGGGTTGTTCAACATTCATTTCTTGGAGATCATCTAAAAACCACTTTTCGTGTCCCAT
Protein-coding sequences here:
- a CDS encoding glycoside hydrolase family 10 protein translates to MTTQFWEKSREINATPNNSFPLIARSWWLLRKRLLPLLCLISFVTVLLLNSFAPAIAQLPAQPRQEIRGVWLSGNDFSVFRNRSQVLAAMSKLRQLNFNTVYPVVWNDGYTQYPSAIMQKMGIPFFFKGTDGQDVIADIISQARREGLLAIPWFEFGFMVPLTSELASQHPDWLTQKGDGTQTSISAAGEVAWLNPFHPEVQKFIRELVMEVITQYDADGVQFDDHTSLPVEFGYDKYTIGLYTQETGNPPPPNPQAQAWKKWRADKITAFMVDLYQTVKARKPNAIFSVSPNYYDFAYKLQLQDWLNWVRLGIVDELVMQVYRDDLASFIAQITRPEILETQQIIPTGIGIMAGLRNRPVSIARIQSQVEAVQQRGLGIGFFYYESLWDIAPEPATQRQSAFAALFPNSASRDISQNTPRKPTFNTISLPLYPKPSLGQRVRGYFLEVAIAGGQPKRVLLDTGSAGLRVPKEFLGNAPIQSTGQNIKEVLSDGTILEGELVYTNLRFGLLPAAEPVPVQIVTSRQCTAQKPKCSANNGVPFSGIIGVNYFEKSLPYNPLRKLPGNLSNGFIVVGNGGSNNNGSLILGLTAENQAGFKMASWSQQPEINGVPGNRWDSRLSKVCLTIAGSSAKNNCNATAIADTGTINGLTEFKSASTAGKLKPGVLGSANAVKVGINGIFDYSLKPGTRDGFNRWNLNISPQSELPIFVNTGIAFFDKYDILFDQINGKQGFRSRR